In Mesorhizobium sp. 113-3-3, a genomic segment contains:
- a CDS encoding protease inhibitor Inh/omp19 family protein, whose amino-acid sequence MNFSKSGLVAVSLAALVASGCSTSRFSSMDDQQPAPLQPAPAGQVTANQLPPPASPGATDPSKFPTAPANTQVASLPPDGQAPAGASDLSAASVAGVWNASVSGQSCKIATPQTKFGAGFRAGPLHCPAPIDGIKSWNVAGKQLTLYDENGGSLARLYSSGGSKFDGQTSNGQPISLTR is encoded by the coding sequence ATGAATTTTTCGAAAAGCGGTCTGGTGGCCGTATCGCTGGCGGCGCTCGTTGCGAGCGGCTGCTCAACCTCACGCTTCTCGTCTATGGACGACCAGCAGCCGGCGCCGCTGCAGCCGGCGCCGGCTGGCCAGGTGACCGCCAACCAGCTGCCGCCACCGGCTTCGCCGGGCGCCACCGACCCGTCGAAGTTCCCAACCGCGCCGGCGAACACGCAGGTTGCATCCTTGCCGCCCGACGGCCAAGCGCCCGCCGGAGCTTCGGATCTCAGCGCGGCAAGCGTCGCCGGCGTCTGGAACGCCAGCGTGTCCGGCCAGAGCTGCAAGATCGCGACGCCGCAGACCAAGTTCGGCGCCGGCTTCCGCGCCGGGCCGCTGCATTGCCCCGCGCCGATCGACGGCATCAAGTCGTGGAACGTCGCCGGCAAGCAGCTGACGCTTTACGATGAGAATGGCGGCTCGCTGGCGCGGCTCTATTCCTCGGGCGGCTCGAAATTCGACGGCCAGACTTCCAACGGGCAGCCGATCTCGCTTACAAGGTAG